Proteins found in one Corynebacterium freneyi genomic segment:
- the glpX gene encoding class II fructose-bisphosphatase has protein sequence MNAVNPEIPDRNLAMELVRVTESAALAAGQWVGRGQKEKGDGAAVDAMRKLINTVQMNGVVVIGEGEKDEAPMLFNGEKVGNGEGPEVDIAVDPIDGTTLMAEGRPNSIAVLAAAERGTMYDPSAVFYMDKIAVGPEAAGKIDIEAPVDHNITAVAKAKGLRKEDVTVMVLDRPRHADLIRDIRESGAKIRLIGDGDVAGAVAAAQNTNSVDIMMGIGGTPEGVITACAMKCMGGEIQGKLHPRDEAEIQKALDAGLVLDTVLTTDDLVSSDNCYFVATGVTNGDMLRGVAYRGKGAWTRSLVMRSKSGTVRNIEAWHSLEKLRQFSSVDYGSNGFPDMDL, from the coding sequence ATGAACGCTGTCAATCCCGAAATCCCCGACCGCAACCTCGCCATGGAGCTGGTCCGCGTCACCGAGTCCGCGGCACTGGCCGCCGGCCAGTGGGTCGGTCGTGGTCAGAAGGAGAAGGGCGACGGCGCCGCGGTCGACGCGATGCGCAAGCTCATCAACACCGTGCAGATGAACGGCGTGGTCGTGATCGGCGAGGGCGAAAAGGACGAGGCCCCGATGCTGTTCAACGGCGAGAAGGTCGGCAACGGCGAGGGCCCGGAGGTCGACATCGCCGTCGACCCGATCGACGGCACCACCCTGATGGCCGAGGGCCGCCCGAACTCCATCGCCGTTCTCGCCGCCGCCGAGCGCGGCACCATGTACGACCCCTCCGCGGTGTTCTACATGGACAAGATCGCCGTCGGCCCGGAGGCCGCGGGCAAGATCGACATCGAGGCCCCGGTCGACCACAACATCACTGCCGTCGCCAAGGCCAAGGGCCTGCGCAAGGAGGACGTCACCGTGATGGTTCTCGACCGTCCGCGCCACGCCGACCTGATCCGCGACATCCGCGAGTCCGGCGCGAAGATCCGTCTCATCGGCGATGGCGACGTCGCCGGTGCCGTGGCCGCCGCGCAGAACACCAACTCCGTCGACATCATGATGGGCATCGGCGGCACCCCGGAGGGCGTCATCACCGCGTGCGCCATGAAGTGCATGGGCGGCGAGATCCAGGGCAAGCTGCACCCGCGCGACGAGGCCGAGATCCAGAAGGCCCTCGACGCCGGCCTGGTGCTCGACACCGTCCTGACCACCGATGACCTGGTCAGCTCGGACAACTGCTACTTCGTCGCCACCGGCGTCACCAACGGCGACATGCTGCGCGGCGTCGCCTACCGCGGCAAGGGCGCCTGGACCCGTTCGCTGGTCATGCGCTCGAAGTCGGGCACGGTCCGCAACATCGAGGCCTGGCACTCGCTGGAGAAGCTGCGCCAGTTCTCCTCCGTGGACTACGGCTCGAACGGTTTCCCGGACATGGACCTGTAG
- a CDS encoding ABC transporter permease, with translation MLRFLGVRIPQTAVAFLLATFVVFGLAYIAPGDRVSAAPETVGLSETDAAAMRAELGLDRPFWEQYFDFLRGLRAFDLGTSTTGVPVTSLVGAALPATAALATAALAVSILVGLTMGVVAGLTDTRRVTVPVFIVSAFLVALPQFVLAITVRDTAIGAGWQFGSAGRDIAIGALILPALAAGLASAGYLARVSRAEVTGARRAEHVRMARARGQTGAGLARRHILRNALPPVNAFAATEFAGLLGGTVIIERIFNVPGIGTLLYDSVQRGDVPVTVAIIMCFIAFHMVVTLLLDVAHAALDPRLRNG, from the coding sequence GTGCTCAGATTTCTCGGCGTGCGGATCCCGCAGACGGCTGTCGCGTTCCTCCTGGCGACGTTCGTCGTCTTCGGCCTCGCCTACATCGCACCCGGCGACCGAGTTTCCGCCGCCCCCGAAACGGTCGGGCTGTCGGAGACGGACGCCGCCGCCATGCGCGCGGAATTGGGCCTCGACCGGCCCTTTTGGGAGCAGTACTTCGACTTCCTCCGGGGCCTGCGGGCCTTCGATTTGGGCACGTCGACGACCGGGGTTCCGGTGACCTCGCTCGTCGGGGCCGCGTTGCCCGCCACCGCGGCACTGGCGACGGCCGCCCTGGCTGTGTCGATCCTCGTCGGGCTGACCATGGGCGTCGTCGCAGGACTGACCGATACCCGCCGGGTCACCGTCCCCGTCTTCATCGTCTCCGCGTTCCTGGTGGCGTTGCCGCAATTCGTGCTGGCCATCACCGTGCGCGACACCGCGATCGGTGCGGGGTGGCAGTTCGGTTCGGCGGGGCGGGACATCGCCATCGGCGCGTTGATCCTGCCTGCGCTGGCCGCCGGGCTCGCGTCGGCCGGGTACCTCGCGCGAGTGTCGCGCGCCGAGGTCACCGGTGCCCGCCGCGCCGAGCACGTCCGCATGGCCCGTGCCCGCGGGCAGACGGGTGCGGGCCTCGCTCGTCGGCACATTCTGCGAAATGCGCTGCCGCCCGTCAACGCCTTCGCCGCCACGGAGTTCGCGGGATTGCTCGGCGGCACCGTGATCATCGAAAGGATCTTCAACGTCCCCGGCATCGGCACGCTCCTGTACGACTCCGTGCAGCGCGGCGATGTTCCGGTGACGGTGGCCATCATCATGTGCTTCATCGCCTTCCACATGGTGGTCACGCTGCTTCTCGACGTCGCGCACGCCGCCCTCGATCCGAGACTGCGCAATGGCTGA
- the xseA gene encoding exodeoxyribonuclease VII large subunit, with protein sequence MSKLTTTPESPVQVRRLNQMVKDWIEQLGQIWVEGEIAQISSKPTWKLSYVTLRDTQADASVSVTCSTAALRANPLSTGDRVVMLGKPAFYAGRGSFSLWATQWRPVGVGELLARIERLRVALAAEGLFDARLKRPLPFLPRRVGLITGRGSAAERDVLTVARGRWPEVDFEVINTIVQGAKAVSEIIPALERLDADPSVDVIIIARGGGSVEDLLPFSDEALVRAVSRARTPVVSAIGHEPDNPLLDHVADVRAATPTDAAKRVVPDVMEERHRLAELRARSAAALRRWVDREARIVRDLRSRPVLADPMTPIRARSEDIGRGRDRLRGAMTRRLEREESLVAGLRGKVSALGPAATLARGYAVVQVQPRDGSGDQVVTTIDQSPPGSQLRIRVADGSITAAAMGVKPAD encoded by the coding sequence ATGTCGAAGCTGACCACCACGCCGGAGTCGCCGGTCCAGGTCCGTCGTCTGAATCAGATGGTCAAGGACTGGATCGAGCAGCTGGGCCAGATTTGGGTCGAGGGAGAGATCGCGCAGATCAGTTCCAAGCCGACCTGGAAATTGTCGTATGTGACGTTGCGTGACACGCAGGCGGATGCGTCGGTGTCCGTGACGTGTTCGACGGCGGCGTTGCGGGCGAATCCGCTCAGCACGGGTGACCGGGTGGTCATGTTGGGCAAGCCGGCGTTTTACGCGGGCCGCGGGTCTTTTTCGTTGTGGGCGACGCAGTGGCGGCCGGTGGGCGTGGGCGAGTTGTTGGCGCGCATCGAGCGGTTGCGGGTGGCGTTGGCGGCCGAGGGGCTTTTCGACGCTCGCCTGAAGCGTCCCCTGCCGTTTTTGCCGCGGCGCGTCGGCTTGATCACGGGTCGGGGGTCGGCCGCCGAGCGTGATGTGCTGACGGTGGCGCGGGGGCGATGGCCGGAGGTCGATTTCGAGGTGATCAACACCATCGTCCAGGGCGCCAAGGCGGTGTCGGAGATCATTCCGGCGTTGGAGAGGCTCGATGCTGATCCGTCGGTCGACGTCATCATCATCGCCCGCGGCGGCGGGTCGGTGGAGGATCTGCTGCCCTTTTCCGACGAGGCCCTGGTCCGCGCGGTCAGCCGTGCGCGGACTCCGGTGGTGTCGGCGATCGGCCATGAACCGGACAATCCGCTGCTGGATCATGTCGCGGATGTGCGTGCGGCGACGCCGACGGATGCCGCCAAGCGCGTCGTTCCGGACGTCATGGAGGAGCGCCATCGGTTGGCCGAGCTGCGGGCCCGCTCCGCGGCGGCTTTGCGACGATGGGTCGACCGGGAGGCCCGCATCGTCCGGGATTTGCGCTCGCGTCCCGTTTTGGCGGATCCGATGACACCGATCCGCGCCCGGTCGGAGGACATCGGACGCGGCCGTGATCGTCTGCGCGGGGCGATGACGCGACGTCTGGAGCGCGAGGAGTCGCTGGTCGCCGGGTTGCGCGGAAAGGTCTCCGCACTGGGGCCGGCCGCGACGCTGGCCCGCGGTTACGCCGTGGTGCAGGTCCAGCCGCGCGATGGTTCGGGCGATCAGGTGGTCACCACCATCGATCAGTCGCCGCCGGGTTCGCAGTTGCGCATCCGAGTGGCCGACGGTTCGATCACGGCGGCCGCGATGGGCGTCAAACCCGCCGACTGA
- a CDS encoding exodeoxyribonuclease VII small subunit, with translation MNQDVVGAGDGRGAEPVPVEKLGYEQARDELVETVKLLEMGQMGLDDSLALWERGEALARRCEEHLAGAKAKVEAALSRGAEGAGGEDDDRD, from the coding sequence ATGAACCAGGACGTTGTCGGCGCGGGTGACGGCCGCGGAGCCGAGCCGGTGCCCGTCGAAAAGCTCGGTTACGAACAGGCCCGCGACGAGCTGGTGGAAACCGTGAAGCTTCTGGAGATGGGCCAAATGGGCCTGGATGATTCGCTGGCGCTGTGGGAGCGCGGCGAGGCGCTGGCGCGACGCTGCGAAGAGCATCTGGCCGGCGCGAAGGCCAAGGTCGAGGCTGCGCTGTCCCGCGGCGCAGAGGGCGCCGGCGGCGAGGACGACGACCGGGACTGA
- a CDS encoding ABC transporter permease, whose product MAEGRGGDQVGVVKQRTRRPGLLARLAADPRFWCAMAILAAMTLAAVAPRLFTDVDPRAADLHRSLEGAAAGHPLGFNRQGQDIWARIVHGAGRSLLISVPSTVLAGTLGIAIGAVAGFVGGWVDTVLTRLTEVAIAIPMYFAAIALLHDSGPAAMTGPIDAGDEARMTMMLILLFGVLGFPMTARLTRSAVRSVANDDYVRAALALGRSRTGVLLRHVLPNCLGPVIAFAATLPAGYILSAAGLSYLGLGVGAEAVSWGRDISAAEPVFATDPAPLLWPAAALTACMFAFLMLGDALKAAFDDRAVSR is encoded by the coding sequence ATGGCTGAGGGGCGTGGTGGCGACCAGGTGGGCGTCGTCAAGCAACGAACCCGGCGTCCGGGGTTGCTCGCCCGGCTCGCCGCGGACCCGCGATTCTGGTGTGCGATGGCGATCCTCGCGGCGATGACGCTCGCCGCCGTGGCCCCGAGATTGTTCACCGACGTCGACCCGCGGGCCGCGGACCTGCACCGATCGCTGGAAGGCGCGGCTGCGGGCCACCCGCTCGGATTCAACCGGCAGGGCCAGGACATCTGGGCGCGAATCGTGCACGGTGCGGGACGGTCGTTGTTGATCAGCGTGCCATCGACGGTGCTGGCGGGCACGCTCGGGATCGCCATCGGCGCCGTCGCCGGATTCGTCGGAGGGTGGGTGGACACGGTGCTGACGCGGCTGACGGAAGTGGCGATCGCCATCCCCATGTACTTCGCCGCCATCGCGTTGCTGCACGATTCGGGTCCGGCGGCCATGACCGGGCCGATCGACGCCGGCGATGAGGCGCGCATGACGATGATGCTCATCCTGCTTTTCGGCGTACTCGGATTCCCGATGACCGCGCGGCTCACGCGCAGTGCCGTGCGGTCGGTGGCCAACGACGACTACGTCCGCGCCGCCCTCGCATTGGGCAGATCGCGCACCGGAGTGCTTCTGCGCCACGTGCTGCCGAACTGCCTGGGGCCCGTGATCGCGTTCGCGGCGACGCTGCCCGCCGGGTACATCCTCTCGGCGGCCGGTTTGTCGTATCTGGGACTGGGCGTGGGAGCGGAGGCGGTGAGCTGGGGCCGCGACATTTCGGCGGCTGAACCGGTTTTCGCCACCGACCCCGCTCCCCTGCTGTGGCCGGCGGCGGCGCTGACGGCGTGCATGTTCGCGTTCCTCATGCTCGGCGACGCGCTGAAGGCAGCGTTCGATGATCGGGCGGTGTCGCGATGA
- a CDS encoding DUF4245 domain-containing protein, translated as MKSEKPRILQDGRDMTMTLVVLGIAMLVTVGFTGLCSFNPGKPENGPVREVDSASFLQMEAQRADYPVREPETPQGWQPNSVRAGMADGHITTILGFVTANGDYVHALQTDAPLESLPADGKARVDDGTVDVDGVTWVKKEGVEPNTRRTWVADLGDSRVLLEGSANDDEYRVLAKAMQDAPIVEKHTN; from the coding sequence GTGAAATCGGAGAAGCCCAGGATTCTGCAGGATGGCCGCGACATGACCATGACCCTCGTGGTCTTGGGCATCGCGATGCTGGTCACCGTCGGCTTCACCGGTCTGTGCAGCTTCAATCCGGGCAAGCCGGAGAACGGGCCGGTTCGGGAAGTCGACTCGGCGTCGTTCCTCCAGATGGAGGCCCAGCGCGCCGATTATCCGGTGCGCGAGCCGGAAACGCCGCAGGGGTGGCAGCCCAACTCGGTGCGCGCCGGCATGGCCGACGGCCACATCACGACGATCCTCGGTTTCGTCACCGCCAACGGCGATTACGTCCATGCGTTGCAGACCGACGCCCCGCTCGAGTCGTTGCCGGCCGACGGCAAGGCCCGCGTCGACGACGGCACGGTCGACGTCGATGGCGTGACGTGGGTGAAGAAGGAGGGCGTCGAGCCGAACACCCGCCGCACCTGGGTCGCCGACCTGGGCGACTCCCGCGTGCTTCTCGAAGGCTCCGCCAACGACGACGAGTACCGCGTGCTGGCCAAGGCCATGCAGGACGCGCCGATCGTGGAGAAGCACACCAACTAG
- a CDS encoding ISL3 family transposase: MQPTFNLVADTICRTAELGLTITDAADAGEFTVISARPIDSCDKCPGCGHTGRLRDHVVRRLTDLPVVGFPTRLQVRVPRFLCLNQSCTQRIYQGELACAERGRTVTRRVTRWILQRLAIDKMSISATAKALGLGWDLVNDLALDACRHLVYDDPGHLAGVRVLGVDEHVWKHTHRAGEPDSFVTVLVDITPVIDGAGPARLLDMVPGRSAAVLSDWLGQRGQGFRDRVEVVTMDGFAGYATATKQALPRAQAVMDPFHVVHLAADKLTVCRQRLQRMTTGRRGKKNDPLYKNRKTLLTRIDFLTDRQHRRLEQLWATDEDYVALEVTWSVYQQIIAAYQYPKKAEGKKLMQKVISTLRSSTMPKGLEEIKQLGNTLYRRQKDVLAYFDIGASNGPVEAINGRLEHLRGIALGFKNLGHYILRSLIHSGQLHTKINAL; this comes from the coding sequence ATGCAGCCTACGTTCAACCTCGTCGCCGACACCATTTGCCGCACCGCGGAGCTGGGATTAACGATCACCGATGCCGCGGATGCCGGCGAGTTCACGGTCATCAGTGCTCGTCCCATCGACTCCTGCGACAAGTGCCCGGGCTGCGGACACACAGGCCGGCTGCGTGATCACGTCGTGCGCCGGCTGACCGATCTTCCCGTCGTCGGCTTCCCCACCAGGTTGCAGGTACGCGTGCCGCGGTTCCTGTGCCTGAATCAGTCCTGTACCCAGCGGATCTACCAGGGCGAACTGGCCTGCGCCGAACGCGGGCGCACCGTCACTCGCCGGGTGACCCGCTGGATTCTGCAACGGTTGGCGATCGACAAAATGAGTATCTCCGCCACCGCCAAAGCCCTGGGCTTGGGCTGGGACCTGGTCAACGACCTCGCCCTGGATGCCTGCCGGCACCTGGTCTATGACGACCCCGGCCACCTTGCCGGGGTACGCGTGCTGGGCGTGGACGAGCACGTGTGGAAGCACACCCACCGGGCCGGTGAGCCGGACTCGTTCGTCACCGTGCTCGTCGACATCACCCCCGTCATCGACGGCGCCGGACCGGCCCGGTTGCTGGACATGGTCCCGGGTCGTAGCGCCGCGGTACTGAGCGATTGGCTCGGCCAGCGTGGGCAGGGCTTTCGCGACCGGGTCGAGGTTGTCACGATGGATGGGTTTGCCGGCTACGCCACCGCCACCAAACAGGCCCTGCCGCGGGCGCAGGCGGTGATGGATCCCTTTCACGTGGTGCACCTGGCCGCCGACAAGTTGACCGTGTGCCGGCAGCGCCTGCAGCGGATGACCACCGGGCGGCGGGGCAAGAAAAACGATCCGTTGTATAAGAACCGGAAAACCCTGTTGACCAGGATTGACTTCCTCACTGATCGACAGCATCGGCGACTCGAGCAACTGTGGGCCACCGACGAAGACTACGTGGCTTTGGAGGTGACGTGGTCGGTGTATCAGCAGATCATCGCCGCCTATCAGTACCCGAAGAAAGCCGAGGGCAAGAAGCTGATGCAGAAGGTGATCAGCACGCTGCGTTCATCGACGATGCCGAAGGGGTTAGAGGAGATTAAGCAGCTGGGAAACACGCTGTACCGGCGCCAGAAGGACGTGCTGGCGTATTTCGATATCGGCGCGTCCAACGGGCCCGTCGAGGCGATCAACGGGCGCCTGGAGCATCTGCGCGGCATCGCTCTGGGGTTCAAGAACCTCGGGCACTACATCTTGCGATCCTTGATCCACTCCGGACAGCTGCACACCAAGATCAACGCACTCTAA
- a CDS encoding class II fumarate hydratase codes for MTEQQYRIEHDTMGEVKVPVDALWRAQTQRAVENFPISGRGLEAQQIRAMGLLKAACAIVNKDRGLLPAEQADAIVAAAKEIADGKHDAEFPIDVFQTGSGTSSNMNTNEVIASIAKANGVEVHPNDHVNMGQSSNDTFPTATHVAATEAAVNDLIPGLKVLQESLAKKAAEWKSVVKSGRTHLMDAVPVTLGQEFGGYARQIEAGIERIEATLPRLGELPIGGTAVGTGLNTPADFGAKVTAELVELTGVKELSEAKNHFEAQANRDALVEFSGAMRVVAVSLYKIANDIRLMGSGPLTGLAEIHLPDLQPGSSIMPGKVNPVLCETATQVSAQVIGNDAAVAFAGTQGQFELNVFIPVMARNVLESSRLLANTARVFAEKLVDGIEPNEERMKTLAESSPSIVTPLNSAIGYENAAKVAKTALKEGKTIRQTVIDMGFVDGEKLTEEELDKRLDVLAMANTDRD; via the coding sequence ATGACCGAGCAGCAGTACCGCATCGAGCACGACACCATGGGCGAGGTCAAGGTGCCCGTCGACGCCCTGTGGCGTGCCCAGACCCAGCGCGCCGTCGAGAACTTCCCGATCTCCGGCCGTGGCCTCGAGGCCCAGCAGATCCGCGCGATGGGCCTGCTGAAGGCGGCGTGCGCGATCGTCAACAAGGACCGTGGCCTCCTGCCGGCCGAGCAGGCCGACGCCATCGTGGCCGCCGCGAAGGAGATCGCGGACGGCAAGCACGATGCCGAGTTCCCGATCGACGTCTTCCAGACCGGTTCCGGCACCTCCTCGAACATGAACACCAACGAGGTCATCGCCTCCATCGCGAAGGCCAACGGCGTCGAGGTCCACCCGAACGACCACGTCAACATGGGCCAGTCGTCGAACGACACGTTCCCGACCGCCACCCACGTCGCCGCCACCGAGGCCGCCGTCAACGACCTGATCCCGGGCCTGAAGGTTCTGCAGGAGTCGCTGGCGAAGAAGGCCGCCGAGTGGAAGTCCGTGGTCAAGTCGGGCCGCACCCACCTGATGGACGCCGTCCCGGTGACCCTGGGCCAGGAGTTCGGCGGCTACGCCCGCCAGATCGAGGCCGGCATCGAGCGCATCGAGGCCACCCTGCCGCGCCTGGGCGAGCTGCCCATCGGCGGCACCGCCGTCGGCACCGGTCTGAACACCCCGGCCGACTTCGGCGCCAAGGTCACCGCCGAGCTCGTCGAGCTGACCGGCGTCAAGGAGCTGTCCGAGGCCAAGAACCACTTCGAGGCCCAGGCCAACCGCGACGCCCTGGTCGAGTTCTCCGGCGCCATGCGCGTCGTCGCCGTGTCGCTGTACAAGATCGCCAACGACATCCGCCTGATGGGCTCGGGCCCGCTGACCGGTCTGGCCGAGATTCACCTGCCGGACCTGCAGCCGGGTTCGTCGATCATGCCGGGCAAGGTCAACCCGGTGCTGTGCGAGACCGCCACCCAGGTGTCCGCTCAGGTCATCGGCAACGACGCCGCGGTCGCCTTCGCCGGCACCCAGGGCCAGTTCGAGCTCAACGTGTTCATCCCGGTGATGGCCCGCAACGTCCTCGAGTCCTCCCGCCTGCTGGCCAACACCGCCCGCGTCTTCGCGGAGAAGCTGGTCGACGGCATCGAGCCGAACGAGGAACGCATGAAGACCCTGGCCGAGTCCTCGCCGTCCATCGTGACGCCGCTGAACTCCGCCATCGGCTACGAAAACGCCGCCAAGGTGGCCAAGACCGCCCTCAAGGAGGGCAAGACCATCCGCCAGACCGTCATCGACATGGGCTTCGTCGATGGCGAGAAGCTGACGGAGGAGGAGCTGGACAAGCGCCTCGACGTGCTGGCCATGGCCAACACCGACCGCGACTAG
- a CDS encoding ATP-binding cassette domain-containing protein, which yields MLRFDHVSVAHHGAAPTLADVSFQVFPGETVAVVGRSGSGKSTLALAAMALLPESARVTGGAITVDGADLTRARERTWADVRGATIGLVPQDPAEALNPLMTVGDQIGEALPPRTLDAGGRVAELLAAVGLADPARIAGAYPHELSGGMKQRALIAAALAGQPALVIADEPTSALDADAAEHVLDLLQSRVRDGGRALIVITHDLALVESRADRVLVVDEGRIVEQGPTATVMASPDHEITRELIAAAQLPATSRSVAPSPSRTTLLSVRDIRRTFPARRGRPAAEVLDGVSFDVRAGECVGVVGPSGVGKSTLANIILGLDRPTSGVVLLDGINVHSRRGRKKNLALRRRIQPVFQNSTALNPRMTVGDIVAEPLTLHRVGEARYRRDRVVELLDDVELTADLMDRRPFELSGGQRQRVAIARALALAPDVLVLDEPFHALDSIAQSRLLVLLSTLRADRGLASILISHDRRVVDAIADTVVAVPPQRAGRP from the coding sequence GTGTTGCGCTTCGATCACGTGTCCGTGGCGCATCACGGGGCCGCGCCGACGCTCGCGGACGTCTCGTTCCAGGTGTTTCCGGGCGAAACCGTCGCCGTCGTCGGCCGGTCGGGGTCGGGCAAGTCGACGCTGGCGCTGGCCGCGATGGCGTTGTTACCGGAGTCCGCGCGGGTCACGGGCGGGGCGATCACGGTCGACGGTGCGGACCTCACCCGGGCTCGCGAACGCACGTGGGCGGATGTGCGCGGGGCGACGATCGGATTGGTGCCGCAGGACCCGGCCGAGGCCCTCAACCCGTTGATGACGGTCGGCGACCAGATCGGGGAGGCGTTGCCGCCCCGCACCCTGGATGCCGGGGGCCGCGTCGCCGAGCTTCTCGCCGCCGTCGGCCTGGCCGATCCGGCGCGCATCGCGGGTGCGTATCCGCATGAGTTGTCCGGCGGGATGAAGCAGCGCGCGCTCATCGCCGCCGCGTTGGCGGGGCAGCCGGCTCTCGTCATCGCCGATGAGCCGACGTCCGCGCTCGATGCGGATGCCGCCGAGCATGTCCTCGACCTGTTGCAGTCCCGGGTGCGCGATGGCGGCCGGGCGCTCATCGTGATCACCCACGACCTCGCGCTCGTCGAGTCGCGGGCCGATCGAGTGCTCGTCGTCGACGAGGGTCGAATCGTCGAACAGGGCCCCACCGCGACCGTGATGGCGTCGCCCGATCACGAGATCACCCGCGAACTCATCGCGGCCGCGCAACTCCCCGCCACGTCCCGGAGCGTGGCTCCCTCCCCGTCCCGCACGACGCTGCTGTCCGTCCGCGACATCCGTCGCACGTTCCCGGCTCGTCGAGGACGTCCAGCCGCCGAGGTTCTCGATGGCGTCAGCTTCGACGTGCGCGCCGGCGAATGCGTCGGCGTCGTGGGCCCATCCGGGGTGGGAAAGTCGACGTTGGCGAACATCATTCTCGGTCTTGACCGGCCCACGTCCGGGGTGGTCCTCCTCGATGGAATCAACGTCCATTCCCGTCGCGGCAGAAAAAAGAATCTTGCTTTGCGACGGCGCATTCAGCCGGTTTTCCAGAATTCGACGGCATTGAATCCACGAATGACCGTCGGGGACATCGTGGCAGAGCCCCTGACGCTGCATCGCGTGGGCGAGGCTCGGTACCGACGAGACCGCGTTGTCGAGCTTCTCGACGATGTCGAATTGACGGCGGATCTAATGGACCGCCGGCCCTTCGAGTTGTCCGGCGGCCAACGGCAACGTGTGGCCATCGCCAGGGCATTGGCTTTGGCTCCGGATGTGCTGGTTCTCGATGAGCCTTTCCATGCCCTGGATTCCATTGCCCAGTCACGCCTTCTGGTTCTGTTGTCGACTTTGCGTGCGGACCGGGGCCTCGCGAGCATCCTCATCTCCCACGATCGCCGCGTCGTTGACGCGATCGCCGACACGGTCGTCGCCGTGCCGCCCCAGCGCGCCGGTCGCCCCTGA